In Methanoregula sp., the sequence ATGCGTTTTGTATTGATAATCTGCTTGATGATGATCGGGTTGTGAGTGGAAAAGATAGACTAAAAACTATTCTCTTGGCGGGCCGGGCAGCGCAGGCCACGGGAGGCTTAAATGGACTATAAACAATTTTCACCAATAATATATACACGCTCTTATGGCAGTATGCTATTTCACCAAATCATTGCTGGTGGTTATATTATTGACATGACCTGTATTCGGGAGTTTAGATTTTATACATTAAATCTATTTGAAAGGTGGGAAATATTGTCACTAATTATATCTGACAGAGTTGGGATTACAGAGAGTTTACACAACTCTTCTTAATCTCCCCAAGCATCGAGTATTCAAAAGTAACACAATGTGGACAACCATTCATAGGCACAATAACATCTGATACCCAAAAATGAGTTATAGTAGCATTGATAAAGAATTTAAGGCGTTCGAGGTAGTGTATCAGTTTGAAAATCATTTTTATTATTGCGAATGATTCTCATTTAAAATATAATATAAGCGGTATTTTCTTGACTTCTGTGTCAAATGTCCTATTTTAAGTTGACAAGATAATTCCTTCACAATCAAGTTAACCTCCTGATGTGCCGATAAAGGAATGAGTGGAGGAGAGTCCATGATAGAAAAAACCAGGCAATTAATTGCCTACCTGATCCAAAATCACCCATTCCCCTCCATTACAAGCCTAATGAAACTTTCTTATATAGTGGACCTCGTATCAGTCAGAAAAGTTGACGAACAAATTTCCGATTTTGAATATATACGATTTAAATATGGTCCTTTTGACAAAAGAATCTATGAGTACGTACATGATTTATTGGATAGTGGAGTAATCGTAGAAGATTCGGCGATTACCCAGGCAGGTGAGGTTGTGGTATATGAATTTGACGAAGGTGCTAATTTATCTTTCTCAGAGATAACCAGTGAAGAAAAAAATATAATAGATGGAATTTTAGATACATTGGGTGGCTATGGTCCTAAAGCTCTTGTTGACTTAACTTATAAAACAAAACCAATGGAGAAGATTGGAGCAAAGCAAAATAATGAAGTTGGGTTAAATGAAAGATTGGATTTAAGGGCTAAATAGTTGAATGATTTATCAGATGAAGAACTTTTATGTAAGATTACGTCACGTAGCGCATATCGCGATGAAAAATCAATAGAAAATAGAAAACCAACACCCCCACCTAAACCAAAATTTAAATTAGCTGGCGGGGAAATAGATGAACAATATCTTTTCTATGTTTTAACCACAACAGGTGGTGCTTGCAGGGAAAGGGTTACACTAATTATTAATCCAGAACATTGGGAGGAAAGAATTGCTGGTCCTTATT encodes:
- a CDS encoding Panacea domain-containing protein, which gives rise to MIEKTRQLIAYLIQNHPFPSITSLMKLSYIVDLVSVRKVDEQISDFEYIRFKYGPFDKRIYEYVHDLLDSGVIVEDSAITQAGEVVVYEFDEGANLSFSEITSEEKNIIDGILDTLGGYGPKALVDLTYKTKPMEKIGAKQNNEVGLNERLDLRAK